In Pannonibacter sp. XCT-53, the sequence CGGCTTCAGCGGCAGGGGCGCCCCTTCGCGGCGCAGCGTCCGTTCGCCGGCGAGGCCGGCCCGCTCGCGCAGGTCGGCGGTGGCGCGGCGCAGGTCATGGCCCTTCACCGCGGAGCCGCAGCCGACCGAAATCTGGCTGCCATGGGGAAACACCCAGCCATAGAAATCGGGCGAGATCCGGCCATCATAGATGACGTCGCAGCGGTCGGCCCGGAAGTCTTGTCCGGCATCTGCGATCTGGCCCTTGCCCTGGCCCTTACCCTGGCCTGTACCCTCGCTGGCACACTGGCCGGCTCCCTGGCCTGCACCCTGGTCTGCCAAGGCGCCGGTCCCGGCCTGACCCGAGGCCAGATGGGCGGGGGTCTCGACGATCTCGTGATAGGCAAACACATAGGGTGGTTTCTGGCTGGCCGGAAACATCAGCCGCCGGACGGCGGAGTTGGCCCCGTCAGCGCCGATGACCAGTCTGGCCCTGAGCGCGCGCGTCTCCTGGGATGTCTCGCCGTTCACGGGCTGTATCGACAGGGACAGGAGGCCGTCCGGGGTTTCCGACATGTCGACCAGCCGGGCCAGCAGACAGTCCGCGCCCGCCTGTTCGGCCCGCTGGCGCAGGAACGGATCGAAGGTTGCCCGGTCCACCATGCCGACGAAGCCGATCTCGCCGATCCGCATCTCCACCGCCGCGCCGGACGGCGCGATGACCCTTGCGCCGCGTGCCCGGGCCACCAGCAGCTCCTCGGGGATGCGGAAATCCGCCAGGGCGCGGGAGGGAATGGCGCCGCCGCAGGGCTTGATCCGGTTGCCGGGATCAATCAGCGCGACCCGATGGCCGGCCCGGGCCAACTGCTCGGCCGCCGTCGCGCCGCACGGGCCGCCCCCAACCACGGCCACATCATAGACGGTCTGCATCGGTTCCCTCCCTCATTCTGCCGGCAGGGCCGCGCCGAAGCGGGCGGGCCTGTCTGCGGCGCGTCCGCCCGCCGGGGTGGCGGACAGTCCGCCAATGCCGAGCGCGATGGCCGCCGAACCCAGGAACAGCGCGGCCTCAAAGACGAAGACCAGTGCGAAGGCAGGGCCATCACCCGACAGGGTCCAGCGGCCAAGCGTCAGCACGACGGTCCCTGCAAGGCCGCCCAGTCCGAAGGAGAGAGCCTGGGCTGCCCCCCAGACGCCCATGCGCATGCCCTCGTTGGCGGTCTTTCCGGCCCCTGCCAGCACCATCATCGTGCCGATGGCGGCCACCGAGAACGTGCCGTTCATGAGGCCGAGCAGAAAGACCGTTGCCTCCAGCGGCCAGGCCGGGGCCAGCAGGGCGGCGCAGGCCAGTCCGGCCAGCGCCAGTCCCGACCCGAGGCACCCGGTGACGATGAACATCTTGAGCAGTCCCGGCCGCTTGCGCGAGAACAGCCCGCCGGCGACGCCGACGCAGGCCATGCCGAGCAGGACGCCGCCGTGCTGCAGGCCGGACAGGCGGGTCGTCTCCGCAGGGGTCATGCCGAACAGCAGTCCGGCAAAGGGCTCGAGAATGAGATCCTGCGTGGCATAGGCCAGCATCGACAGGAAGACGAACAGCGTGAGCCAGCGCGCTTCCCGGTCCTGCCAGACCTCTGCTGCGCTCCGGGCAAAGGAGGCAGTCGGGCGCCGGTCCTGCGGCATCTGCGGGTCGCCGCGCTTTTCCAGGCCCACGAGCGCCAGCGCCGAGAGGGCCAGCGCCACCAGCCCGGTCACGGCGGTGACCGCGACCAGCCGCTGGTGCGAATAGGGTTCAAGGTGGGCGCTGGTGGCGATCGAGGTGACCACGATGCCCGCAATCATCAGCATCCAGGTGAGCGTCGCGGCCGAGGCCCGGCGCTCCGGGGCCGTCTGGCGTGCCATGAGCGCCAGAAGCGAGGTTCCGCTGGCGCCGATGCCGATGCCGATGAGGGCGTAGGCCAGGGTTGCCGCCGCCAGCCCGGCTGCAAAGCTGATCTCGAACAGCAGCGTTGTCGCGGCAGCTGCCGTGCCGCTGGTCGCCAGGAGCGCCAGGCCGCCGAGGATCCAGCGCGTGCGCGACGCGCCGACATCGGACCGGTGGCCCCACAGCGGCCGTGACAGCTGCACGCCATAATGCAGCCCGACCAGACAGCCCGGCACCAGCGCGGCCAGCGCCAGCTCGACGATCATGACACGGTTCAGCGTGGAGTTGGTCAGGACGACGATGGCCCCGAGCGAGGCCTGCACCAGCCCGAGCCGCAGGATCGACAGCCAGCTGAGGCCGGGGGCGGCGGCCGCAAGGCTCGCCGGGCCGTCCTGCGGCTCCCGGGATGCCGTGCCGGTCTCGGCCTGGAGATCGTTCGGATGCTGTTCCATTGCCGGCTCCTCCCGGGTCGATCCCGCCTGTTCCAGTCCCTGCCCAAGTTCCAGTCCTTGCCCAGGTCCGGTCCCTGCCGCGTTCGGTCTGCCAGCCGCAGCCCCGTCGGTCCGCGTGCCGCCTGATCGTCCGGGCGTCGCGGGACGGTCCGACGTGCCGGACCCCTTCTTGCTGCGCCGCTGCCTGCACTCAGCCCGCAGCCCCGGCCAGCGTGGCAAGGCCGAGGGCAGTCACCATCATTCCACTGACGAAGAGACCGACGCCGACGGCGGAGTACCAGACGGCCCGGGCCACCGGATCGCGGACAAAGTGCACCATGCAGCCAACCTGCAAGACCAGCAGCCCGCCGACCGTCAGGGCGGTCAGTGGCAAGGCACTGGCCGCAAGCACGCCGACGACGCCGGCCTGCGCCCCGGCCATGATCACGCAGGCAATCACCGCCGCAGGCCGGGCCCCGTGCAGGACCGGCAGCGTGCGGATGCCCATTGCCTTGTCTCCGGTGATCGCCTTGAAATCATTGAGCGTCAGGATGCCGAGCGCGCCGAGGCCGTACAGCAGGGCGACCACGATCATCGTCCGGTCCGGCAGTGTTCCGGTCATGGCGGTTGCCGCCGTCAGCCAGGGCAGCGTCTCGTAGCTGAAGCCGACGACCCCGTTGCCGATCCACCCGTTCTGCTTGAAGCGGAAGGGCGGGGCGCTGTAGGCCCAGGCAAAGGCCAGCCCGACGACCGACGCCCCGAAGATCAGCGGGCCCAGCGCCCACGCGGCGAGCAGGGACAGGAGCGACATCGCCACCGCAATGTAGAGGCCCCAGGCGCCCGGCATGCGGCCGGAGGGAATGACCCGGTCGGGCTCGTTGATGGCATCGACATGCCGGTCGAACCAGTCATTGACCGCCTGGCTCATGCCGCACAGCAGCGGACCGGCCAGGATCACGCCGAGCAGCACGAAGCCGACGCGCTCACCAAGGCCATGCCCCGTCGCCACCGCGCCGCAGGCGTAGGCCCACATCGGCGGAAACCAGGTGATCGGCTTGAGCAGCGCAAGGACGGCCCCCGGAGAAGGCCACCCCGGCTGCGAGGGGGAGCGGGTGAGTTCCATGCCGACCATGCTAGGCCGGGGTCAAGGAGGTGTCAATTTAAACTGACACTCATGCGTCATCAGGCGCTGACCTGTCCAGTCAGGTTGACGCTTGCCGCAGCGGCTTCGGCCGGGCCCTGGCCGACGCCCTCCCCGCAGGAGGGGGCTGGATGCTGCAGCCGGGCGCTCCCGCGGCGCGGCTGGCCGCGCGGGCGGGAGGTAAGGCGGCCAACGCGGCGGGGCGACCGGCGCCCGGGAGAAGGGACGGGGGCAGGGGCAGGCAGCAGGGACAGGCGGCAGGGGCAGGCAGCAGGGACGGGCAGCAGGGGCAGGCGGGCAGGAACAGACGCGTGTCCGAAGGATGTGACCCGGGAGAGGCAGCAGGGGCTGGCGCGCGGGAGGCGTCGATGCGGCCGTGAGCCATGGTCAGGCCCGCCTCGTCAAGCCCGCGTTCCGCAACGTCCGCGTCCGGTGGCGTTGCAGGCCATCGCGGAGGCGGCTGCGGTCGTCAGGAGCCGGGCCGATAGTTCTCCAGCCCATAGCGCCTCAGCTTGATGTAGAGGCTCTGCCGCGACAGGCCGAGCATTTCGGCAGCGCTGGCGCGGTTGTTGTTGGTCTGGTCAAGCGCGGCCTCGATGCAGATCTTCTCCACCACGTCGAGCGACTCGCGGATCAGTTCCTTCAACGGCACCTTGCCGACGAGGCTCGCAAAGCCCTCGGCCTGTTCCTGCGTTGCCTGCGGCTGCAGCGCCGGCTTGTCGCTGCCTGCAACCGGGATCAGCAGGAACTGGACCGTCTCGCTCGCCGGGTGGAAGCGTGCGGACACGGAGACCGACTGTTCCTCGCCATGGCTGTCGGTGAGGGCGGAGGCAAAACCGCTGATCTTCCGTTCATCGGCGACGCGGGCAAGCAGCACGTTCAGCTCCAGCGCGGTCTTGCCGATCCAGGTCGAGGCGTTGCGCCCGAGGACCTGATTGTGCGTGGGCGCATGGATGAGATCCAGGAACAGCGCGTTGGCCGCCAGGATCGCGCCGCTGCGGTCGGTGGCCAGCGCGGCCTCGGGCAGCAGGTCGAGATTGAACTCCACGGGCCCCGCGCTCTGTGCGCCGGCAGTTGCCGGATCGCGCGTCGCCGAGAGGCTCATGATCAGGTTGGTCGTGCCATATTCCCGGTAGGCCTGCAGGCGGGCGTCGATGGCGCAGCCCTTCGTGGCCTCAAGGCCGGCCAGCATCACCGGCTCGCCGCTGTGCCGGGCCTCGCCGATGGCATCGGCCAGCCGGTCGCGGTCCTGCTTGCGGAAGAGATCGCGCACCGGCTTGCCGGTCAGCGCGGCGACGCTCACGGACAGGAGCTGGCCGGCGGCGGCATTGGCCTCCAGAACGGTGCGGCGCTCGCCGTCGAGGACCACATGTGCGGTCTCCGACAGCCGGAAGACGGTGCGGTAGCGGGCCTCCGCCTGCCGCAGTTCCCGGTAATCCGCCTCCATGGCGATCTGGGCATCGACCAACCGCTGCTGCTCGACCATCTGCTGGCGCATCTCGCGGCCGACGATGATCGTGAAGGGGAAGCCGGCGACGACATGCGGCGTGTAGGCGACCGGCAGGTCCGGCTGGCCGGAGGCGCCATGGTTGACCTGATAGCCTCGACGCGGCCGCTGCAGCGACGAGGGATCGAGCATCGCATCGATCTTGGGCACCGACTCGGAGGTGACGCAGTCGCGCAGCCGCTTGCCGACGTGGCGGTCGAGCCCATACACGTCCAGCTCGCGGTTACGGTAATGAAGGCGCTGCAGGACACCATTCTGGTCGACCAGCCCGACGATGTCCGCACCGATCGCGATGAGGGAAGTCAGCGCCCGCGTGCCGATCGTCGTCAGCAGATCACTCTCGATGCCTGGGTCCTGCGGGTCGGAGTTGAGCGAGGACGGGGTCATTGGGGGAGCCGATCGATCCAACAAATTCCCCTTTCGGCCTTGCCGGCATCCGGCGCCTCGGGCCACCCAAGCTGCGTTGGACAATAGATATGTCCGAAAATCTTAATCGCCATTGGAGGCGTGTCACAAAGCCAGTTTATTCCGATTTCCACAGGTATATCAACATCTTCAATATCACATGAAGTAAATGCAATCAGGGATTGAATTTGTGCCTGATTGCGCCGCTGCGCTGACGGGCCGCTCCCTCTGGCTACCGGCGTCGGCGTCGCAGATTGATATGCGCTTGCGGCCTGCCGTCTGGCGCGGTCGGCGCGCCTTGAGCTGATCGCCGACGGCGCGGCGCAAGGTCCTGGCCGTGGCACCGGATGCGATCGACAGCGCGAGGCAGAGCGCAAGAGACCGTTCGAGGCAGGGCCAGCGAAGGCCGCAGAGAGGGGGGCGGCGACGGGGCCAGGGACCCGGCAGGAGGAGGCGACGGCGCCAATGTTCTGTCGGGCGAAGATCCAGCCAGGTGCGGCAGCCACTCTGCGGGCAGGCGCGGCCAGTCTGCTGGCGGGCGCGGCGGCCATGTACCCGGACGACCGCACGCCGGCTCCCCGGCCGCGGAGTGCCGTGTCGTCCTGTCGGTCATGGTTGCCGCTGATCCTCACGTGCGGTCGGCCTCCCTGGCCTTGCGGATAGGGGTCAAGCGTCGGCAAGCGCCGTTGATCCGGGGTTGTACTGAGTGTGTTCCCACCATGAGCCTTGCCTCACCCCCTGTAAACAAAAATAAACGTCAATCAAAGTTGACACTTTCGCCGTGACGGCGTTACGCTCCCTCATCTGCCGATCCCGACATCGGGCGGCGGATGGGAGGCTCGGATGACTGACGCGGGATACGGCACACCAGCACCGGTGGGGCTGCTCTACACCGAAGAAGAGCGGCAGCGGCGCGACCGGACCGTCTGGACGCTGGTCCAGGGCATCCTGGCGCCCGTCCAGTTCGTCGTCTTTCTGGTCAGTCTCGGTCTCATCCTGCATTTCCTCGTCACAGGACGCGGCCAGATGCCCGCAGAGGTCTCGGTGGTCGTCAAGACGCTGACGCTCTATGCGATCATGGTCACGGGCGCGATCTGGGAGAAGGAAGTCTTCGGCTGCTACCTGTTCGCGCGGCCGTTCTTCTGGGAAGACGTGTTTTCCATTCTGGTGCTGGCGCTGCACACGGCCTATCTGGCCGCGCTGTTCCTGGCGCTGCTGTCGCCGGCCGGGCTGATGCTGCTGGCGCTGGCCGCCTATGCCACCTACCTCGTCAATGCCGGACAGTTCCTCTGGAAGCTGCGCCTTGCCCGTCTCGACCATGCGGCCCGGCAGGCGCAGGCATTGTCCCCGGACGGGCCCGCGCTGCGGCCGGCCCTGCAGCCAGCCCTGAAGCCGGCAGGAGCGGCCCGATGAACCAGATCGCCCCTTCCTCCTGCGCCCCGGCCCCCACCATCCGCCAGCGCGGCCAGCACGAGGTCTTCTGCGGCCTGACCTCGATCATCTGGCTGCACCGCAAGATGCAGGACACCTTTTTCCTGGTCGTCGGTTCCCGCACCTGCGCGCATCTGCTGCAATCGGCCGCAGGCGTGATGATCTTTGCCGAGCCCCGCTTTGCCACCGCCATCATGGACGAGCGTGATCTGGCGGGCATGGCCGACATGCATGACGAGCTCGACCGGGTGGTTGCCCGGCTCCTCGCCCGTCGGCCGGACATCCGCATGCTGGTTCTGGTCGGCTCCTGCCCCTCCGAGGTGATCAAGTTCGATCTGGCGAAGGCGGCGGAACGGCTCAACCGGCAGCATGCGCCCGAGCGGCGTGTGGTGTCCTACTCCGGCAGCGGCATCGAGACGACCTTCACGCAGGGCGAGGACAATTTCCTGGCTGCACTCGTCGCCGAAGCTCCGGGCGCCGGTGCCGCCGCTGCCGAGGGCGCCCGGCCCGCCGCGCTGGTGGTGGCCGGCTGCCTGTCGGACATCGTGGAAGACCAGTTTGCCC encodes:
- a CDS encoding FAD-dependent monooxygenase, translating into MQTVYDVAVVGGGPCGATAAEQLARAGHRVALIDPGNRIKPCGGAIPSRALADFRIPEELLVARARGARVIAPSGAAVEMRIGEIGFVGMVDRATFDPFLRQRAEQAGADCLLARLVDMSETPDGLLSLSIQPVNGETSQETRALRARLVIGADGANSAVRRLMFPASQKPPYVFAYHEIVETPAHLASGQAGTGALADQGAGQGAGQCASEGTGQGKGQGKGQIADAGQDFRADRCDVIYDGRISPDFYGWVFPHGSQISVGCGSAVKGHDLRRATADLRERAGLAGERTLRREGAPLPLKPMRRWDNGRNVLLAGDAAGTVAPSSGEGIYYAMLCGQLSADAVAACLLSRDGRALREARRRFMKDHGRVFLILGLMQAIWYRSDSLREKFVSLCADPDVQRLTWESYLNKRLVRRDPLAHVRVFFKDLARLFGRPARQP
- a CDS encoding BCD family MFS transporter encodes the protein MEQHPNDLQAETGTASREPQDGPASLAAAAPGLSWLSILRLGLVQASLGAIVVLTNSTLNRVMIVELALAALVPGCLVGLHYGVQLSRPLWGHRSDVGASRTRWILGGLALLATSGTAAAATTLLFEISFAAGLAAATLAYALIGIGIGASGTSLLALMARQTAPERRASAATLTWMLMIAGIVVTSIATSAHLEPYSHQRLVAVTAVTGLVALALSALALVGLEKRGDPQMPQDRRPTASFARSAAEVWQDREARWLTLFVFLSMLAYATQDLILEPFAGLLFGMTPAETTRLSGLQHGGVLLGMACVGVAGGLFSRKRPGLLKMFIVTGCLGSGLALAGLACAALLAPAWPLEATVFLLGLMNGTFSVAAIGTMMVLAGAGKTANEGMRMGVWGAAQALSFGLGGLAGTVVLTLGRWTLSGDGPAFALVFVFEAALFLGSAAIALGIGGLSATPAGGRAADRPARFGAALPAE
- the ppsR gene encoding transcriptional regulator PpsR, which codes for MTPSSLNSDPQDPGIESDLLTTIGTRALTSLIAIGADIVGLVDQNGVLQRLHYRNRELDVYGLDRHVGKRLRDCVTSESVPKIDAMLDPSSLQRPRRGYQVNHGASGQPDLPVAYTPHVVAGFPFTIIVGREMRQQMVEQQRLVDAQIAMEADYRELRQAEARYRTVFRLSETAHVVLDGERRTVLEANAAAGQLLSVSVAALTGKPVRDLFRKQDRDRLADAIGEARHSGEPVMLAGLEATKGCAIDARLQAYREYGTTNLIMSLSATRDPATAGAQSAGPVEFNLDLLPEAALATDRSGAILAANALFLDLIHAPTHNQVLGRNASTWIGKTALELNVLLARVADERKISGFASALTDSHGEEQSVSVSARFHPASETVQFLLIPVAGSDKPALQPQATQEQAEGFASLVGKVPLKELIRESLDVVEKICIEAALDQTNNNRASAAEMLGLSRQSLYIKLRRYGLENYRPGS
- the bchF gene encoding 2-vinyl bacteriochlorophyllide hydratase — translated: MTDAGYGTPAPVGLLYTEEERQRRDRTVWTLVQGILAPVQFVVFLVSLGLILHFLVTGRGQMPAEVSVVVKTLTLYAIMVTGAIWEKEVFGCYLFARPFFWEDVFSILVLALHTAYLAALFLALLSPAGLMLLALAAYATYLVNAGQFLWKLRLARLDHAARQAQALSPDGPALRPALQPALKPAGAAR